The following are encoded together in the Panicum virgatum strain AP13 chromosome 6K, P.virgatum_v5, whole genome shotgun sequence genome:
- the LOC120713829 gene encoding uncharacterized protein LOC120713829 isoform X1 — MAIERCRIWWPRQELQLDQGPVPVRLILFGWFFTSGASLDIVISAAVPQDQILRSFATLDTLQTIILSSNKRMPASLQESAIFTILGDCGRHLPGEVEECCCTKQLPLDAQSVQREHSGTSRNNVMIRSVGNGDQHPSYDNRKWECDCCVLDGFLDACRKSTVKEGSWVHFFCKSGKSDRSNLNQVPVLCHLYMDGQLIEINHCHVILYEVPTFGRNHFSLGADAPRELKASFKKPIWINDLQKQPSFLDLDSILLALNCSNTARLPVTQECSTSSSGPYFTFALVYDALVQVSWHCMGILLASASTILYIMIIMFRKCLCHMSQYLMLHKVFKHSWNNIQRRSCQILYWPIVLLDTSLSSTVNMEYAHKAAIRKHALWSSIAVDLLMGFVLGAVFLLNTETICIWTIALVHHMTDAILRSGCVWLMGVPAGFKLNTELAELLGMISLNAVQIYSTLWFFVGAYLRHIIQGIAFSGIILGLTAPVSFFIDIIQLATLHVTMLHWLISSIYSRQIQTVASLWRLFRGRKWNPLRQRLDSYDYTVEQHVVGSLLFTPVLLLIPTTSVFYVFFSILTTTVIWVCVMLEIAIAVIQSTPYAELTLWMTRRQRFPAGIFFLHMTSSTGRTFEDDDLSAHPIRGCNERKTKDTVVEQSESLVSELNCNYATLVQVIRSNYERVFNRTGFSFCKQLAYGILSGERVPSSLHLQPSPSFPWMNIGITEYWMHCRDSVLSCAPKSDGLKFCTNCLTQ, encoded by the exons ATGGCCATCGAGCGGTGCAGGATCTGGTGGCCGCGCCAGGAGCTGCAGCTCGACCAGGGGCCAGTTCCGGTGAGGCTCATCCTGTTCGGATGGTTCTTCACAAGTGGCGCTTCCCTCGACATCGTCATATCCGCGGCTGTCCCCCAGGATCAGATCCTGCGGTCTTTTGCCACGCTCGACACTCTCCAG ACCATCATCCTTTCTTCAAATAAAAGGATGCCTGCAAGCCTGCAAGAATCTGCTATATTTACCATTCTTGGGGATTGCGGTCGGCATCTCCCTGGAGAAGTAGAAGAATGCTGCTGTACTAAACAACTGCCCTTGGACGCACAATCGGTTCAGAGAGAACATTCTGGCACAAGCAGAAACAATGTTATGATCAGATCAGTTGGGAATGGGGATCAGCATCCAAGTTATGATAATAGAAAATGGGAATGCGATTGTTGTGTGTTAGATGGTTTTCTGGATGCTTGCAGAAAGTCCACAGTCAAAGAGGGTAGCTGGGTGCACTTCTTTTGCAAGTCTGGAAAGAGCGATAGGAGCAATCTAAATCAAGTTCCAGTTCTTTGCCATCTGTATATGGATGGCCAACTGATTGAAATCAATCATTGCCAC GTTATACTATATGAGGTTCCAACCTTTGGGAGAAACCATTTTTCACTGGGTGCGGACGCACCTCGTGAGTTAAAAGCTTCTTTCAAAAAGCCAATCTGGATAAATGATCTGCAAAAACAACCATCATTTCTTGATTTG GATTCAATTCTTTTGGCACTCAATTGTTCAAATACAGCTAGACTGCCGGTCACTCAGGAATGCTCTACCAGCAGCTCTGGGCCTTATTTCACCTTTGCATTGGT ATATGATGCCCTGGTTCAAGTGTCATGGCACTGCATGGGAATATTATTGGCTTCAGCATCAACTATTCTCTATATCATGATTATAATGTTCCGAAAATGTTTATGCCATATGTCCCAGTACTTGATGCTACATAAGGTTTTCAAACATTCATGGAATAACATTCAGCGTCGCAGTTGTCAAATTCTTTACTGGCCAATTGTCCTCCTAGATACCTCCCTAAG CTCCACTGTGAACATGGAGTATGCACACAAAGCTGCAATTCGGAAGCATGCTTTGTGGTCAAGTATCGCCGTGGATCTCCTGATGGGTTTTGTCCTTGGAGCAGTATTTTTATTAAATACGGAGACAATTTGTATTTGGACTATAGCTCTCGTCCACCACATGACAGACGCAATCTTACGATCTGGCTGTGTGTGGCTGATGGGTGTTCCGGCTGGCTTTAAGCTGAATACAGAGTTAGCAGAGCTTTTAGGCATGATTTCACTGAATGCAGTTCAAATTTACTCTACCCTTTGGTTCTTTGTGGGAGCCTACCTGAGGCATATAATTCAAGGAATTGCATTTTCTGGAATTATTTTGGGCCTGACAGCTCCAGTTTCATTCTTTATTGATATTATCCAGCTTGCTACATTGCATGTTACTATGCTTCACTGGTTAATATCATCGATCTATTCAAGACAGATTCAGACAGTTGCATCCTTGTGGCGTCTTTTCAG GGGGCGCAAATGGAATCCTCTTAGGCAGAGATTAGATAGCTATGACTACACAGTTGAACAGCATGTGGTTGGTTCCTTGCTGTTTACACCAGTCCTACTCCTTATACCTACAACTTCTGTATTCTATGTATTCTTCTCTATCTTGACTACAACGGTTATCTGGGTGTGTGTGATGCTGGAAATTGCAATTGCGGTAATCCAATCTACGCCTTATGCTGAGTTAACTCTATGGATGACGAGGAGGCAAAGATTTCCTGCTGGTATATTTTTCCTTCACATGACATCATCAACTGGACGTACCTTTGAAGATGATGACCTATCAGCCCATCCAATCAGAGGTTGCAATGAAAGGAAAACAAAGGATACTGTAGTTGAACAATCAGAGTCATTAGTTTCAGAACTTAATTGCAACTATGCCACTCTTG TCCAAGTAATCAGATCAAATTATGAGAGAGTTTTCAACAGGACGGGGTTCTCCTTCTGCAAACAATTGGCATATGGGATCCTTAGTGGTGAAAG GGTGCCTTCATCACTGCATCTGCAACCGTCTCCTTCATTTCCCTGGATGAACATTGGTATTACAGAATACTGGATGCATTGCCGTGATTCTGTACTTTCATGTGCACCGAAGAGTGATGGATTgaagttttgcactaattgccTGACCCAGTGA
- the LOC120713829 gene encoding uncharacterized protein LOC120713829 isoform X2: protein MPASLQESAIFTILGDCGRHLPGEVEECCCTKQLPLDAQSVQREHSGTSRNNVMIRSVGNGDQHPSYDNRKWECDCCVLDGFLDACRKSTVKEGSWVHFFCKSGKSDRSNLNQVPVLCHLYMDGQLIEINHCHVILYEVPTFGRNHFSLGADAPRELKASFKKPIWINDLQKQPSFLDLDSILLALNCSNTARLPVTQECSTSSSGPYFTFALVYDALVQVSWHCMGILLASASTILYIMIIMFRKCLCHMSQYLMLHKVFKHSWNNIQRRSCQILYWPIVLLDTSLSSTVNMEYAHKAAIRKHALWSSIAVDLLMGFVLGAVFLLNTETICIWTIALVHHMTDAILRSGCVWLMGVPAGFKLNTELAELLGMISLNAVQIYSTLWFFVGAYLRHIIQGIAFSGIILGLTAPVSFFIDIIQLATLHVTMLHWLISSIYSRQIQTVASLWRLFRGRKWNPLRQRLDSYDYTVEQHVVGSLLFTPVLLLIPTTSVFYVFFSILTTTVIWVCVMLEIAIAVIQSTPYAELTLWMTRRQRFPAGIFFLHMTSSTGRTFEDDDLSAHPIRGCNERKTKDTVVEQSESLVSELNCNYATLVQVIRSNYERVFNRTGFSFCKQLAYGILSGERVPSSLHLQPSPSFPWMNIGITEYWMHCRDSVLSCAPKSDGLKFCTNCLTQ, encoded by the exons ATGCCTGCAAGCCTGCAAGAATCTGCTATATTTACCATTCTTGGGGATTGCGGTCGGCATCTCCCTGGAGAAGTAGAAGAATGCTGCTGTACTAAACAACTGCCCTTGGACGCACAATCGGTTCAGAGAGAACATTCTGGCACAAGCAGAAACAATGTTATGATCAGATCAGTTGGGAATGGGGATCAGCATCCAAGTTATGATAATAGAAAATGGGAATGCGATTGTTGTGTGTTAGATGGTTTTCTGGATGCTTGCAGAAAGTCCACAGTCAAAGAGGGTAGCTGGGTGCACTTCTTTTGCAAGTCTGGAAAGAGCGATAGGAGCAATCTAAATCAAGTTCCAGTTCTTTGCCATCTGTATATGGATGGCCAACTGATTGAAATCAATCATTGCCAC GTTATACTATATGAGGTTCCAACCTTTGGGAGAAACCATTTTTCACTGGGTGCGGACGCACCTCGTGAGTTAAAAGCTTCTTTCAAAAAGCCAATCTGGATAAATGATCTGCAAAAACAACCATCATTTCTTGATTTG GATTCAATTCTTTTGGCACTCAATTGTTCAAATACAGCTAGACTGCCGGTCACTCAGGAATGCTCTACCAGCAGCTCTGGGCCTTATTTCACCTTTGCATTGGT ATATGATGCCCTGGTTCAAGTGTCATGGCACTGCATGGGAATATTATTGGCTTCAGCATCAACTATTCTCTATATCATGATTATAATGTTCCGAAAATGTTTATGCCATATGTCCCAGTACTTGATGCTACATAAGGTTTTCAAACATTCATGGAATAACATTCAGCGTCGCAGTTGTCAAATTCTTTACTGGCCAATTGTCCTCCTAGATACCTCCCTAAG CTCCACTGTGAACATGGAGTATGCACACAAAGCTGCAATTCGGAAGCATGCTTTGTGGTCAAGTATCGCCGTGGATCTCCTGATGGGTTTTGTCCTTGGAGCAGTATTTTTATTAAATACGGAGACAATTTGTATTTGGACTATAGCTCTCGTCCACCACATGACAGACGCAATCTTACGATCTGGCTGTGTGTGGCTGATGGGTGTTCCGGCTGGCTTTAAGCTGAATACAGAGTTAGCAGAGCTTTTAGGCATGATTTCACTGAATGCAGTTCAAATTTACTCTACCCTTTGGTTCTTTGTGGGAGCCTACCTGAGGCATATAATTCAAGGAATTGCATTTTCTGGAATTATTTTGGGCCTGACAGCTCCAGTTTCATTCTTTATTGATATTATCCAGCTTGCTACATTGCATGTTACTATGCTTCACTGGTTAATATCATCGATCTATTCAAGACAGATTCAGACAGTTGCATCCTTGTGGCGTCTTTTCAG GGGGCGCAAATGGAATCCTCTTAGGCAGAGATTAGATAGCTATGACTACACAGTTGAACAGCATGTGGTTGGTTCCTTGCTGTTTACACCAGTCCTACTCCTTATACCTACAACTTCTGTATTCTATGTATTCTTCTCTATCTTGACTACAACGGTTATCTGGGTGTGTGTGATGCTGGAAATTGCAATTGCGGTAATCCAATCTACGCCTTATGCTGAGTTAACTCTATGGATGACGAGGAGGCAAAGATTTCCTGCTGGTATATTTTTCCTTCACATGACATCATCAACTGGACGTACCTTTGAAGATGATGACCTATCAGCCCATCCAATCAGAGGTTGCAATGAAAGGAAAACAAAGGATACTGTAGTTGAACAATCAGAGTCATTAGTTTCAGAACTTAATTGCAACTATGCCACTCTTG TCCAAGTAATCAGATCAAATTATGAGAGAGTTTTCAACAGGACGGGGTTCTCCTTCTGCAAACAATTGGCATATGGGATCCTTAGTGGTGAAAG GGTGCCTTCATCACTGCATCTGCAACCGTCTCCTTCATTTCCCTGGATGAACATTGGTATTACAGAATACTGGATGCATTGCCGTGATTCTGTACTTTCATGTGCACCGAAGAGTGATGGATTgaagttttgcactaattgccTGACCCAGTGA
- the LOC120713829 gene encoding uncharacterized protein LOC120713829 isoform X3 — protein MAIERCRIWWPRQELQLDQGPVPVRLILFGWFFTSGASLDIVISAAVPQDQILRSFATLDTLQTIILSSNKRMPASLQESAIFTILGDCGRHLPGEVEECCCTKQLPLDAQSVQREHSGTSRNNVMIRSVGNGDQHPSYDNRKWECDCCVLDGFLDACRKSTVKEGSWVHFFCKSGKSDRSNLNQVPVLCHLYMDGQLIEINHCHVILYEVPTFGRNHFSLGADAPRELKASFKKPIWINDLQKQPSFLDLDSILLALNCSNTARLPVTQECSTSSSGPYFTFALVYDALVQVSWHCMGILLASASTILYIMIIMFRKCLCHMSQYLMLHKVFKHSWNNIQRRSCQILYWPIVLLDTSLSSTVNMEYAHKAAIRKHALWSSIAVDLLMGFVLGAVFLLNTETICIWTIALVHHMTDAILRSGCVWLMGVPAGFKLNTELAELLGMISLNAVQIYSTLWFFVGAYLRHIIQGIAFSGIILGLTAPVSFFIDIIQLATLHVTMLHWLISSIYSRQIQTVASLWRLFRGRKWNPLRQRLDSYDYTVEQHVVGSLLFTPVLLLIPTTSVFYVFFSILTTTVIWVCVMLEIAIAVIQSTPYAELTLWMTRRQRFPAGIFFLHMTSSTGRTFEDDDLSAHPIRGCNERKTKDTVVEQSESLVSELNCNYATLVI, from the exons ATGGCCATCGAGCGGTGCAGGATCTGGTGGCCGCGCCAGGAGCTGCAGCTCGACCAGGGGCCAGTTCCGGTGAGGCTCATCCTGTTCGGATGGTTCTTCACAAGTGGCGCTTCCCTCGACATCGTCATATCCGCGGCTGTCCCCCAGGATCAGATCCTGCGGTCTTTTGCCACGCTCGACACTCTCCAG ACCATCATCCTTTCTTCAAATAAAAGGATGCCTGCAAGCCTGCAAGAATCTGCTATATTTACCATTCTTGGGGATTGCGGTCGGCATCTCCCTGGAGAAGTAGAAGAATGCTGCTGTACTAAACAACTGCCCTTGGACGCACAATCGGTTCAGAGAGAACATTCTGGCACAAGCAGAAACAATGTTATGATCAGATCAGTTGGGAATGGGGATCAGCATCCAAGTTATGATAATAGAAAATGGGAATGCGATTGTTGTGTGTTAGATGGTTTTCTGGATGCTTGCAGAAAGTCCACAGTCAAAGAGGGTAGCTGGGTGCACTTCTTTTGCAAGTCTGGAAAGAGCGATAGGAGCAATCTAAATCAAGTTCCAGTTCTTTGCCATCTGTATATGGATGGCCAACTGATTGAAATCAATCATTGCCAC GTTATACTATATGAGGTTCCAACCTTTGGGAGAAACCATTTTTCACTGGGTGCGGACGCACCTCGTGAGTTAAAAGCTTCTTTCAAAAAGCCAATCTGGATAAATGATCTGCAAAAACAACCATCATTTCTTGATTTG GATTCAATTCTTTTGGCACTCAATTGTTCAAATACAGCTAGACTGCCGGTCACTCAGGAATGCTCTACCAGCAGCTCTGGGCCTTATTTCACCTTTGCATTGGT ATATGATGCCCTGGTTCAAGTGTCATGGCACTGCATGGGAATATTATTGGCTTCAGCATCAACTATTCTCTATATCATGATTATAATGTTCCGAAAATGTTTATGCCATATGTCCCAGTACTTGATGCTACATAAGGTTTTCAAACATTCATGGAATAACATTCAGCGTCGCAGTTGTCAAATTCTTTACTGGCCAATTGTCCTCCTAGATACCTCCCTAAG CTCCACTGTGAACATGGAGTATGCACACAAAGCTGCAATTCGGAAGCATGCTTTGTGGTCAAGTATCGCCGTGGATCTCCTGATGGGTTTTGTCCTTGGAGCAGTATTTTTATTAAATACGGAGACAATTTGTATTTGGACTATAGCTCTCGTCCACCACATGACAGACGCAATCTTACGATCTGGCTGTGTGTGGCTGATGGGTGTTCCGGCTGGCTTTAAGCTGAATACAGAGTTAGCAGAGCTTTTAGGCATGATTTCACTGAATGCAGTTCAAATTTACTCTACCCTTTGGTTCTTTGTGGGAGCCTACCTGAGGCATATAATTCAAGGAATTGCATTTTCTGGAATTATTTTGGGCCTGACAGCTCCAGTTTCATTCTTTATTGATATTATCCAGCTTGCTACATTGCATGTTACTATGCTTCACTGGTTAATATCATCGATCTATTCAAGACAGATTCAGACAGTTGCATCCTTGTGGCGTCTTTTCAG GGGGCGCAAATGGAATCCTCTTAGGCAGAGATTAGATAGCTATGACTACACAGTTGAACAGCATGTGGTTGGTTCCTTGCTGTTTACACCAGTCCTACTCCTTATACCTACAACTTCTGTATTCTATGTATTCTTCTCTATCTTGACTACAACGGTTATCTGGGTGTGTGTGATGCTGGAAATTGCAATTGCGGTAATCCAATCTACGCCTTATGCTGAGTTAACTCTATGGATGACGAGGAGGCAAAGATTTCCTGCTGGTATATTTTTCCTTCACATGACATCATCAACTGGACGTACCTTTGAAGATGATGACCTATCAGCCCATCCAATCAGAGGTTGCAATGAAAGGAAAACAAAGGATACTGTAGTTGAACAATCAGAGTCATTAGTTTCAGAACTTAATTGCAACTATGCCACTCTTG TAATCTAA